A genomic window from Candidatus Binatia bacterium includes:
- a CDS encoding NYN domain-containing protein: MAEESLIAIFVDFENLAIGSRDMHEGEFRIDLVQKRLLEKGRIVFKRSYCDWNRYRGAVRDFHAQGFEMVDIPAGKMSGKNSADIRMVVDALDLCHSKDHIDVFALLTGDSDFSPLVNKLKENNKRVIGCGVKSSTSELLVSMCDEFLYYDDLVQSAEKTKARSRSRTKKSAPKEGKPDPKSDAVDMLVAIVASLAEDYDPVWGSLAKQTMRRVHPDFREERYGYASFNELLKDAETRGVVALEYDQGRGNYKIRSKA, translated from the coding sequence ATGGCTGAAGAATCCTTGATCGCCATCTTCGTCGATTTCGAGAACCTCGCGATCGGCTCCCGCGACATGCACGAAGGCGAGTTCCGCATCGATCTCGTCCAGAAGCGCCTTCTCGAGAAGGGGCGTATCGTGTTCAAGCGCTCCTACTGTGACTGGAATCGCTACCGCGGCGCCGTACGCGATTTTCACGCGCAGGGTTTCGAGATGGTCGACATCCCGGCCGGCAAGATGAGCGGCAAGAACTCGGCCGACATCCGCATGGTCGTCGACGCGCTCGACCTCTGCCACAGCAAGGACCACATCGACGTGTTCGCGCTGCTGACCGGCGACAGCGATTTTTCGCCGCTCGTCAATAAGCTCAAAGAGAACAACAAGCGCGTGATCGGCTGCGGGGTGAAGAGCTCGACCTCCGAGCTGCTCGTCTCGATGTGCGACGAGTTCCTCTACTACGACGACCTCGTGCAGTCGGCCGAGAAGACGAAGGCCCGCTCGCGCAGCAGGACAAAAAAGAGCGCGCCCAAAGAGGGCAAGCCCGACCCGAAGTCCGATGCGGTCGACATGCTCGTCGCGATCGTCGCGTCGCTGGCCGAAGATTACGATCCGGTCTGGGGATCGCTCGCGAAGCAGACGATGCGCCGCGTGCACCCGGATTTTCGCGAAGAGCGCTACGGCTACGCGAGTTTCAATGAGCTGCTGAAAGACGCGGAAACCCGGGGAGTCGTTGCGCTCGAGTACGACCAGGGTCGCGGCAACTACAAGATCCGCTCCAAAGCCTGA
- a CDS encoding FRG domain-containing protein, with the protein METEIPGHDIVWRGQRLASWSLESSLDRLARTLGLQQDADLRDRHRSEFLYAIRGRRGENPVELKAEQDVFALGQHQGLVTPLVDWTAAPFAALFFAFAEDHVKGERTHRAVFGLDRTVVEEYCNAKFKTNPAPQLQFYRPITNDNPRLVSQCGLFTLAPTGKTIEQWLAEHFKGDSVPVLTKYSIPGTDRPEVLKALHRMNINHLSLFPDLYGASMFCNLRLELSR; encoded by the coding sequence TTGGAAACTGAGATCCCAGGTCACGACATAGTCTGGCGAGGTCAGCGGCTCGCCAGTTGGTCCTTGGAATCTAGTCTGGATCGGCTCGCACGCACGCTTGGTCTGCAGCAGGACGCAGACCTCCGCGACAGACATCGAAGCGAATTTCTGTATGCCATTCGCGGACGTCGCGGGGAGAATCCGGTTGAGCTAAAGGCTGAACAGGATGTCTTTGCGCTCGGCCAACACCAGGGCCTTGTGACGCCGCTCGTTGACTGGACCGCAGCGCCATTTGCCGCGCTGTTTTTCGCCTTCGCCGAGGATCACGTCAAAGGGGAGAGAACGCATAGGGCGGTATTTGGGCTCGACCGCACTGTGGTGGAGGAATATTGCAACGCAAAATTCAAAACCAACCCCGCTCCCCAACTTCAATTCTACCGCCCGATCACGAACGACAATCCCAGGTTGGTCAGTCAGTGTGGATTGTTCACGTTGGCGCCCACCGGCAAAACCATCGAACAATGGCTGGCCGAGCATTTCAAAGGTGATTCGGTCCCAGTACTCACGAAGTACTCCATCCCCGGGACTGATCGTCCCGAGGTGCTAAAAGCCCTCCACAGGATGAACATCAATCATTTGTCCTTGTTCCCCGATCTCTACGGGGCCTCGATGTTCTGCAATCTCAGACTCGAACTCAGTCGATAA
- a CDS encoding AAA family ATPase, producing MLNGCPWEDTASPTDTDAPPWASIAGRFFDSGESSQDSTHEWQFPGPSDDFRAARIGHEEGGRVCTKAGSGPYALIPLSALPDDPVKPEDVLWGDLLFRGATTVLAGQPGAGKTTFARGIAVAVATGGEFCGFRGPPNGAAVIYFDYETPGAYRIPRWKLVCGDDLSNVSNLFVNDAYAPFDPQVVAAEAQRLGVALIVVDTLARATCVEDENKSSEMSRVMEDFDIVAREAHCALLVVTHQSKNNHTGYRGSSAIGASASVVVTFGRANTDQGADPDSAVYVLTIEKNRLGGDGPVRLMRDGDGGFKLAPDADGFAEVSRAERAILDVLDAAGERVARKDLVAAVSRRLSESGKAPSERTIERALDKQFGLGRVLRPATGFYRTPSAKVSP from the coding sequence ATGCTGAACGGATGCCCGTGGGAGGATACAGCGTCGCCGACCGATACGGACGCGCCACCGTGGGCGAGCATCGCCGGTCGGTTCTTCGATTCCGGCGAAAGCTCGCAGGACTCAACGCACGAGTGGCAATTCCCTGGACCGAGCGACGACTTTCGGGCCGCCCGTATCGGTCACGAAGAAGGTGGCCGTGTGTGCACGAAGGCAGGATCTGGACCCTATGCGTTGATCCCACTCTCCGCCTTGCCCGACGACCCGGTAAAGCCCGAGGACGTGCTCTGGGGCGATCTTCTCTTCCGCGGCGCCACGACGGTGCTAGCGGGCCAACCCGGAGCGGGAAAGACGACGTTCGCGCGAGGTATCGCTGTTGCCGTCGCGACGGGCGGCGAGTTTTGCGGCTTCCGAGGTCCACCCAATGGCGCTGCGGTGATCTACTTCGACTACGAGACACCCGGCGCCTACCGCATACCCCGTTGGAAACTTGTCTGCGGAGACGACCTCTCAAACGTCAGTAATCTTTTTGTAAACGATGCTTACGCGCCCTTCGATCCGCAGGTAGTCGCCGCAGAAGCACAAAGACTCGGCGTGGCGCTGATCGTCGTGGACACGCTGGCGCGTGCGACGTGCGTCGAAGACGAAAACAAGAGCTCAGAAATGTCTCGGGTTATGGAGGACTTCGACATAGTTGCGCGCGAGGCGCATTGCGCGCTCTTAGTCGTCACGCATCAGTCGAAGAACAATCACACGGGCTACCGCGGCTCTTCCGCTATCGGTGCTTCCGCCTCTGTCGTCGTCACATTCGGGCGCGCGAACACGGACCAGGGAGCGGACCCGGACTCTGCCGTCTACGTCCTCACCATCGAGAAGAACCGGCTCGGGGGCGACGGCCCTGTCCGGCTGATGCGCGATGGGGATGGCGGCTTCAAGCTGGCGCCCGACGCTGACGGCTTCGCCGAGGTATCCCGAGCCGAGCGTGCAATCCTCGACGTGCTCGATGCTGCCGGCGAGCGGGTAGCGCGCAAAGACCTAGTGGCTGCCGTCTCCCGCCGTCTCTCCGAATCTGGCAAGGCCCCGAGCGAGCGCACTATCGAGCGGGCGCTCGACAAACAATTCGGGCTCGGTCGCGTCCTGCGACCAGCGACGGGCTTTTACCGCACACCTTCGGCGAAGGTGTCCCCATGA
- a CDS encoding tetratricopeptide repeat protein, whose amino-acid sequence MEARSLTTAAFLTLLSWCAPSPVAADQPLDAVRARADHGDAAAQNTLGVIYAHGIGIPQDAEKAVTWYRKAAEGGSVDAQASLGWMYAQGDGVPQDYAEAVKWTRKAAEHGNAVAQLNLGGMYGTGHGVPQDYAEEVIWYRKAAEQGNMVAQLGLGSACASGDGTPQNYTEALKWFRKAADQGSPLAMDLLGDTYTLGKGVPQDYVQAHKWYNLAAAKGRPDAGKSRDTVAANMTREQIAEAQKLAREWKPKPTKRAEK is encoded by the coding sequence ATGGAAGCGCGAAGCCTGACGACCGCCGCCTTCTTGACGCTGCTCAGCTGGTGCGCGCCGTCCCCCGTTGCCGCCGATCAACCGCTGGACGCCGTTCGGGCGCGAGCCGATCACGGCGACGCTGCAGCACAGAACACTCTAGGCGTCATTTACGCCCACGGTATCGGCATTCCCCAAGACGCTGAAAAAGCGGTCACGTGGTATCGCAAAGCCGCGGAGGGCGGGAGTGTGGATGCGCAGGCCAGTCTCGGTTGGATGTACGCGCAAGGCGATGGTGTGCCGCAGGACTATGCCGAGGCGGTGAAGTGGACTCGCAAGGCGGCGGAGCACGGCAACGCCGTGGCACAGCTTAACCTTGGCGGGATGTACGGAACCGGCCACGGCGTTCCTCAAGACTACGCTGAAGAGGTGATCTGGTATCGCAAGGCTGCCGAGCAAGGGAACATGGTCGCGCAACTCGGGCTCGGTAGCGCGTGCGCTAGTGGTGACGGTACACCACAAAACTACACCGAGGCACTGAAGTGGTTCCGCAAGGCCGCCGATCAAGGGAGCCCTCTCGCAATGGACTTGCTCGGCGATACATACACGCTGGGCAAAGGCGTTCCACAGGACTACGTGCAGGCACACAAGTGGTACAATCTTGCCGCCGCGAAGGGCCGCCCGGATGCCGGCAAAAGTCGCGACACGGTGGCGGCCAACATGACGCGCGAACAGATTGCCGAGGCGCAGAAGTTGGCGCGTGAGTGGAAGCCGAAGCCCACGAAGCGAGCAGAGAAATAA
- a CDS encoding LLM class flavin-dependent oxidoreductase — MNFGILQIFQNHQSADPDPVMWQQETAMALEAERLGFHSVWVVEHHFRDYAACPDNLQYLAWLAAKTSRIGLATGAVILPWNDPIRVAEKLSVLDHLSGGRAIFGMGRGLARREYQGFDIDMDTSRDRFDEAARSVLDALDTGVFQSKGPWYTREPTEIRPRPRAGFRDRVWCIAMSPDSVEAAARLGTGMAMFSQAAWDSARESIGHYRTMMREQHPGITIPPVVTADMIVCDDDASRAREMARKYIAGYLVTVFDHYELMSDHLKNAKGYDMYGNAVDVLRAIGLEHVVETYVDVQAWGTPEMIIDKLRSRGEKIGDFFFNACFRFAGIPNDYAQRSMRLFSEKVMPALA; from the coding sequence ATGAACTTCGGCATCCTGCAGATCTTCCAGAACCACCAGAGCGCCGATCCCGATCCGGTGATGTGGCAGCAGGAGACCGCGATGGCGCTGGAGGCCGAGCGCCTCGGCTTCCACTCGGTGTGGGTCGTCGAGCACCATTTCCGAGACTACGCCGCCTGTCCCGACAACCTGCAGTACCTTGCGTGGCTCGCCGCCAAGACGAGCCGCATCGGCCTTGCCACCGGCGCCGTGATCCTGCCGTGGAACGACCCGATCCGCGTCGCCGAAAAGCTCTCGGTGCTCGACCACCTGAGCGGCGGCCGCGCGATTTTCGGCATGGGCCGAGGCCTGGCACGCCGCGAATACCAGGGCTTTGACATCGACATGGACACCTCGCGCGATCGTTTCGACGAAGCGGCGCGCTCGGTGCTCGACGCGCTCGACACCGGCGTCTTCCAGAGCAAGGGCCCGTGGTACACGCGCGAGCCCACCGAGATCCGCCCGCGACCTCGCGCGGGTTTCCGGGACCGCGTCTGGTGCATCGCGATGTCGCCCGATTCGGTCGAAGCAGCGGCGCGCCTCGGCACCGGCATGGCGATGTTCTCGCAGGCCGCGTGGGACTCGGCCAGGGAATCGATCGGCCATTACCGCACGATGATGCGCGAACAGCATCCGGGGATCACGATCCCGCCGGTGGTCACCGCCGACATGATCGTCTGCGACGACGATGCGTCACGGGCGCGCGAGATGGCCCGCAAGTACATCGCCGGCTATCTCGTCACGGTGTTCGACCACTACGAGCTGATGAGCGATCACCTGAAGAATGCCAAGGGGTACGACATGTACGGCAACGCCGTCGACGTGCTGCGTGCGATCGGTCTCGAGCACGTCGTCGAGACCTACGTTGACGTGCAGGCCTGGGGCACTCCGGAAATGATCATCGACAAGCTGCGCAGCCGCGGGGAGAAGATCGGCGATTTCTTCTTCAACGCGTGCTTCCGGTTTGCGGGGATTCCCAACGACTATGCGCAGCGAAGCATGCGCCTGTTCAGCGAAAAGGTGATGCCGGCCCTGGCATGA
- a CDS encoding site-specific integrase, which produces MSDTPQKRHTVRLTKRSVEALPAPTGASRDTKRFDSVVRGFGVRVYATGRRAFIFQYRNRTGAIRRISLGEFPLVSVETARENAEQKRAAVGRGEDPAENKAQERKAETFSAFSERWITRHAKPKKKDSSLRNDRLNLRLHLLPALGDLKLRDITRADVERLHDSMADKPTAFNRCLALLSEIMTKAEAWGETEGKANPCKHAARYPERKVTRPLSDKEEAELWKQLAKSDEAPCVVAALSLLLHTGCRLGEVRSLKWSEVDLKRAALDLADSKTGARTVYLSPKAVALLRAQPKTSFFVFPSPRSPKKPVGDLEHPWRRIREAAKLTDVRIHDLRHTFGARAISAGLTLHQTGKLLGHASAATTQRYAHLIESEQRAAVAQLSAHRTRAQANTKVKQRRAAKK; this is translated from the coding sequence TTGAGCGACACACCACAGAAGCGCCATACCGTCAGGCTCACCAAGAGATCCGTCGAGGCTCTCCCAGCTCCAACCGGCGCTTCACGTGACACCAAGCGCTTCGACAGCGTAGTGCGCGGTTTCGGAGTGCGCGTCTACGCCACCGGGCGCCGCGCGTTCATCTTCCAGTACCGCAACCGAACGGGGGCGATCCGGCGAATCAGCCTGGGCGAGTTCCCGCTCGTGTCTGTGGAAACGGCCCGGGAGAACGCCGAACAGAAGCGCGCCGCTGTCGGTCGCGGGGAGGACCCGGCCGAGAACAAGGCGCAAGAACGAAAGGCCGAGACGTTCAGCGCCTTCTCCGAGCGCTGGATCACGCGCCATGCCAAACCGAAGAAGAAGGACAGCTCGCTACGAAATGACCGGCTCAACCTTCGTCTTCACCTGCTACCCGCCCTTGGTGACCTAAAGCTGCGCGATATCACTCGCGCCGATGTCGAACGCCTGCACGACTCGATGGCCGACAAGCCAACGGCCTTCAATCGCTGTCTCGCTTTACTCTCCGAGATCATGACCAAAGCCGAGGCGTGGGGGGAAACCGAAGGAAAGGCCAATCCGTGCAAGCACGCAGCACGCTACCCGGAGCGCAAGGTGACACGGCCACTCTCCGACAAGGAAGAGGCTGAGCTGTGGAAGCAGTTGGCCAAGTCAGACGAGGCGCCGTGCGTTGTCGCCGCCCTGAGCCTTTTGCTACACACCGGCTGCCGTCTCGGCGAGGTCCGCAGTCTCAAATGGTCAGAGGTGGATCTGAAGCGCGCGGCGCTGGACCTCGCGGACAGCAAAACCGGAGCGCGAACCGTCTATCTCTCGCCGAAGGCCGTAGCGCTCCTACGCGCGCAGCCCAAGACTTCGTTCTTCGTGTTTCCTAGTCCTCGAAGCCCAAAGAAGCCGGTCGGCGATTTAGAACATCCATGGCGACGCATCCGCGAAGCCGCGAAACTCACGGACGTCAGAATTCACGATCTTCGACACACTTTCGGCGCCCGTGCCATCAGCGCAGGTCTGACACTTCATCAGACGGGGAAGCTCCTCGGCCATGCCAGCGCGGCGACGACGCAGCGTTACGCGCACCTGATCGAGAGCGAGCAGCGAGCCGCAGTGGCGCAGCTCTCCGCGCATCGGACCCGCGCTCAGGCCAACACCAAGGTCAAGCAGCGACGGGCGGCCAAGAAGTAG
- a CDS encoding DUF1566 domain-containing protein, with product MDALTVLKAAVGIPIEMQCGVCTTLCGNGLIDPGEECDGNNLAGATCVTEGSIGGTLVCSPNCLLDTSGCSFAKRFDASGPTIIDHSTGLEWEKKDGAGAGQSSGPHDVDNLYSWGGAFGAEPEPNGSVFTDFLAELDDQLYPHTGHCYAGHCDWRLPSLEELQGIVVPLCPAPPCVIDPAFLPSPQGGCWTNDVDSDEPYAAVWAVSGWSGTSGIGAPQNPWYVRAVRSTP from the coding sequence GTGGATGCGCTGACGGTGCTCAAGGCCGCCGTGGGCATACCGATTGAGATGCAGTGCGGCGTATGTACCACGCTGTGCGGTAACGGTCTTATCGATCCTGGAGAAGAGTGTGATGGAAACAATCTCGCCGGTGCGACGTGCGTGACCGAGGGCTCCATAGGAGGGACGCTTGTCTGCTCACCGAACTGCTTGCTCGACACGAGCGGCTGCTCTTTCGCTAAGCGGTTCGATGCGTCCGGCCCGACCATCATCGACCATTCAACAGGCCTTGAATGGGAGAAGAAGGATGGCGCCGGCGCTGGGCAGAGCAGCGGGCCTCACGATGTCGATAATCTGTACTCGTGGGGCGGCGCTTTCGGCGCGGAACCGGAGCCAAACGGCTCAGTGTTCACGGACTTCCTCGCTGAGCTGGATGACCAGCTATACCCGCACACTGGACACTGCTACGCGGGGCACTGTGATTGGCGACTACCATCCCTGGAGGAACTGCAAGGCATCGTCGTCCCTCTTTGTCCCGCTCCCCCCTGCGTGATCGATCCAGCGTTTCTCCCGTCACCGCAGGGCGGATGCTGGACTAACGATGTGGACTCCGACGAACCTTACGCCGCGGTGTGGGCAGTGAGCGGATGGTCCGGGACTTCCGGCATCGGCGCCCCGCAAAACCCTTGGTACGTCCGCGCGGTCCGCAGCACGCCCTAG
- the aroD gene encoding type I 3-dehydroquinate dehydratase, with amino-acid sequence MKIEKVKHPALGPVVLNGTPRLVVGFTDTVSAETARAAFDHGVDIAELRIDQFSSHEESYVLAQVGKFRRLPTIATIRTGDQGGRYRKSSTERLRLFQAIIGEVDAVDVELAAEIRDDVVEFAAANRKLALVSFHDFEATPSLERLLVVVDEAKAAGADVVKVATMVQTMEDVQTLARLTLSRAHSNVAIIGMGALGVLTRVFLPALGSLLTYAYIGQPTAPGQLDADMMFEQLRLMYPSFNEEKIRELRLVENY; translated from the coding sequence ATGAAAATCGAGAAGGTCAAGCACCCGGCCTTGGGGCCTGTTGTGCTCAACGGCACACCTCGACTTGTTGTTGGTTTCACCGATACCGTGTCCGCCGAGACGGCGCGGGCGGCCTTCGACCACGGCGTTGATATCGCCGAGCTCCGAATCGACCAGTTCTCGTCCCACGAAGAAAGCTACGTCCTTGCCCAAGTGGGGAAGTTCCGTCGTTTGCCGACGATCGCGACGATCCGCACCGGAGATCAAGGCGGACGGTACCGTAAGTCTTCGACCGAGCGGCTTCGCCTGTTCCAGGCCATCATTGGTGAGGTGGACGCGGTCGATGTTGAGCTCGCGGCGGAAATTCGCGACGACGTAGTCGAGTTCGCGGCGGCGAATCGGAAGTTGGCCTTGGTTTCGTTCCATGACTTCGAGGCCACACCGTCTCTTGAGCGGCTTTTGGTTGTTGTGGATGAGGCCAAGGCTGCTGGCGCCGATGTGGTCAAAGTCGCGACCATGGTGCAGACCATGGAGGATGTCCAAACCCTCGCGCGTCTGACCCTTAGTAGGGCTCACTCGAATGTCGCGATCATTGGTATGGGGGCGCTCGGAGTTCTCACGCGCGTATTCCTACCGGCGCTCGGATCGCTGCTCACGTATGCATACATTGGACAGCCTACTGCGCCAGGCCAACTTGACGCAGATATGATGTTTGAACAGCTGCGGCTGATGTATCCTTCCTTCAACGAAGAGAAGATCCGTGAGTTGCGACTTGTTGAGAACTACTAG
- a CDS encoding DUF4215 domain-containing protein, which translates to MSRFSRAAALGGFFSAMAATAAAAQTIDVPTFQAGQPTFASNLQQVDVAPAADGGFMVIWGEFNGPPDRNSSIVTHRFSRAGVEQSPPLRIDASGYALYPNIVADRDGGYVGAWMYSKDGSPRALYARRLNNSGIAVSGEARIDTPNTGPMNADHVAYRDGGAVYTWRQNGIWVRSYDKLGNALTTAVKVAENTAGFEIDLDTLPEGGVVVVWADNWQPNQSWARIFHADLTPATDAFVIESVGIVDEVATSTDGQIAVCGHANFDAINGGAAGPRAEMWMRRFTSSGDPVGARTVIKTLSSDYLNQADCAYDSHGNLLVVWREYNSTANFIGPAHARAYDANGNALGPDFALSDVPASQVQTTALRDGCFANGWYSGNRAYVNVVCLRSAGAGTCGDGTVDPAFEACDDGNTASGDGCDANCTISACGNAVAAGDEQCDDGNLVDGDGCDSNCTRTACGNGVVTAGEQCDDGNLVDGDGCDSNCRFTGCGNGNVGADEECDDGNLTSGDGCDADCTVSRCGNGIAAGSEQCDDGNAVDGDGCDGNCTVSACGNGIRVGEEECDDGNRTNGDGCDAHCLLEQCGDGRVEGNEQCDNAGTTGTGAAACNPDCTFPQVHDSVVLTFDPIEVSIPVGNDPFTSNITVQVKNADVNPVREDPGHQIRLVATDGDCPQGTVTGQPDFDRGAEGVQDTTLVAGGTPATAIAQVTVSRDMFAPFDHRTPTRCTLWFFASEASGDSEDPTPDNNAYAVNLDVTDSADPVGQTGDEFWVESMKPVAIKIPPGQASVSQQIKPSVHRSSSIPAGSSDMDVTVSASDGDCPPGTVGYVDFDRRQAGHQSQFLLRRGKRARGVLGLTIRADAFTSPSNDSPRRCTALITATGQGDTDPSNNTTRLVIDVTDRNDF; encoded by the coding sequence ATGAGCCGATTCTCCCGGGCCGCCGCGCTCGGCGGGTTTTTCTCGGCGATGGCCGCGACCGCTGCCGCGGCGCAGACCATCGATGTTCCGACCTTCCAGGCCGGCCAGCCGACTTTTGCCAGCAACCTGCAGCAGGTCGACGTCGCGCCGGCCGCCGACGGCGGGTTCATGGTGATCTGGGGCGAGTTCAACGGACCGCCCGATCGCAACAGCAGCATCGTCACGCACCGCTTCTCTCGCGCCGGCGTCGAGCAATCGCCGCCGCTTCGCATCGACGCCAGCGGCTACGCGCTGTATCCGAACATCGTCGCCGACCGCGACGGGGGATACGTCGGCGCGTGGATGTACTCGAAGGACGGAAGCCCGCGCGCCCTGTACGCTCGCAGACTGAACAACTCGGGCATCGCGGTCTCCGGCGAGGCGCGCATCGACACGCCGAACACCGGACCGATGAATGCCGATCACGTCGCTTACCGCGACGGCGGCGCCGTCTACACGTGGAGGCAGAACGGCATCTGGGTGCGCTCGTACGACAAGCTCGGCAATGCACTGACCACCGCCGTCAAGGTCGCCGAGAATACGGCCGGTTTCGAGATCGATCTCGATACGCTTCCCGAAGGCGGTGTCGTCGTGGTCTGGGCCGACAATTGGCAGCCCAACCAGAGCTGGGCGCGGATCTTCCACGCCGATCTGACGCCGGCCACCGATGCTTTCGTGATCGAGAGCGTTGGAATCGTCGACGAGGTCGCAACGAGCACGGACGGTCAGATCGCGGTGTGCGGCCATGCCAACTTCGACGCAATCAACGGAGGAGCCGCCGGGCCCCGCGCCGAAATGTGGATGCGCCGTTTCACCAGCAGCGGAGATCCAGTCGGCGCGCGCACCGTCATCAAGACGCTCAGTTCCGATTACCTGAACCAGGCCGACTGCGCGTACGATTCGCACGGAAACCTGCTCGTCGTCTGGCGCGAGTACAACTCGACCGCCAACTTCATCGGGCCGGCCCACGCGCGAGCTTACGACGCCAACGGCAACGCTCTCGGTCCGGACTTCGCGCTGTCGGACGTACCGGCAAGCCAGGTGCAGACGACGGCGCTTCGCGACGGCTGCTTTGCCAACGGCTGGTACTCCGGCAACCGCGCGTACGTCAACGTCGTCTGCCTGCGAAGCGCCGGCGCCGGCACCTGCGGCGACGGCACTGTCGATCCCGCCTTCGAAGCCTGCGACGACGGCAATACCGCAAGCGGCGACGGCTGTGACGCCAACTGTACGATCTCCGCGTGCGGCAACGCCGTTGCCGCCGGCGACGAGCAGTGCGACGACGGCAACCTCGTCGATGGCGACGGCTGCGATTCCAACTGTACGCGAACGGCGTGCGGCAATGGCGTCGTCACCGCCGGTGAGCAGTGCGACGACGGCAACCTCGTCGACGGCGACGGCTGCGATTCCAACTGCCGCTTTACCGGCTGCGGCAACGGCAACGTAGGCGCAGACGAAGAGTGCGACGACGGGAATCTCACCAGCGGCGACGGCTGCGATGCCGATTGCACCGTCTCGCGATGCGGCAACGGCATCGCCGCGGGCAGCGAGCAGTGCGACGACGGCAACGCCGTCGACGGCGACGGGTGTGACGGCAACTGCACGGTTTCGGCGTGCGGCAACGGCATCCGCGTCGGCGAAGAGGAGTGCGACGACGGAAACCGCACAAACGGCGACGGCTGCGACGCCCACTGCCTGCTCGAGCAGTGCGGCGACGGCCGCGTCGAGGGCAACGAGCAGTGCGACAACGCCGGTACTACCGGCACCGGAGCTGCGGCGTGCAATCCCGACTGCACGTTCCCGCAGGTGCACGACAGCGTCGTGCTGACGTTCGATCCCATCGAGGTGTCGATTCCGGTCGGCAACGATCCGTTTACGTCGAACATCACCGTGCAGGTGAAAAATGCCGACGTGAACCCGGTACGCGAGGATCCGGGTCACCAGATTCGCCTGGTCGCCACCGACGGCGACTGCCCGCAAGGCACCGTGACCGGACAGCCCGATTTCGACCGCGGCGCCGAAGGGGTGCAGGACACGACGCTCGTAGCCGGCGGAACTCCGGCCACGGCGATCGCGCAGGTTACGGTTTCACGCGATATGTTCGCGCCCTTCGATCACCGCACGCCGACGCGCTGCACGCTGTGGTTCTTCGCGAGCGAAGCCAGCGGCGACAGCGAGGATCCGACCCCGGACAACAACGCGTACGCCGTGAACCTCGACGTCACCGACAGTGCCGACCCCGTGGGACAGACCGGCGATGAGTTCTGGGTCGAGAGCATGAAGCCGGTCGCGATCAAGATCCCGCCGGGCCAGGCGAGCGTCTCGCAGCAGATCAAACCATCGGTGCACCGGTCGAGCAGCATCCCGGCCGGTTCGTCGGACATGGACGTCACGGTGAGCGCGAGCGACGGCGACTGCCCGCCGGGGACGGTGGGCTACGTCGATTTCGACCGCCGCCAGGCCGGCCACCAGAGCCAGTTCCTCCTGCGCCGCGGCAAGAGGGCGCGAGGGGTGCTCGGGCTGACGATCCGCGCGGATGCGTTCACCTCGCCGAGCAACGACTCACCGCGCCGCTGCACGGCGCTGATCACGGCGACGGGGCAGGGCGACACCGATCCGTCGAACAATACGACGCGGCTGGTGATCGACGTGACGGATCGCAACGACTTCTGA